From the genome of Spodoptera frugiperda isolate SF20-4 chromosome 7, AGI-APGP_CSIRO_Sfru_2.0, whole genome shotgun sequence:
GTGAATTGCGAGGACATTagtttttgaaattgaaaaagtcTTTTAAACGATAGTAAGAGACTAAGTAATAAGTCATAACTTCACGTGGCAGGAATTAATTAAGATGGTTCggttaatgtttctttttttttcaaattctaTATCGAATTGAAGTAGATTGTTAACAGACATATAATCtctatataacaaaaatgttgttcaattgttgttcgttagtcgcgctaaaactcgagatcgGCTTAACCGATTTGGCTAAtattagtcttgaattatttgtggaagtccaaggaaggtttaaaaggataagaacaaaatgtttgaggcggtacgaagatTGGGGTAATATAGAAGAACTGCAAAATCCATATGAACGACTTAACCAATTAAACTTCATCTCCTCTTTTTATGACAGCACCAGCAAGGTTTCCGATGAAGAGTAAAACAGTGCAGGTGACAGCTGGAGAAGCTGCTCACTTACAGTGCGCTGCGTCAGGAGACTCGCCTTTGGAGGTCAGCTGGCGAAGTCCCCATCATCACACTATTGCACATCATTTAGATCAAAGGTAACATCATGTTTCCTAGGAATTAAAGTTTTGCTTCGTCGTCTTGCCTTCAGATACTAAGTATAGTAGGTATACATAAGTCCAGGTGTCACCACAAAGTTTAGAATATTGCAGCATTAGTACTTAGTAAGCTCTGATCATATTACAAGAGGTCcattttacacaatattatcCAGGATGCACTGATCGTCAAATGCAGACTGACAGAAAATTTTTATCCATTTCATTCTGTGGATTTTGCTTGCAAGCTttacaaaaactttaaattaagtacttaaatttCAGATATACAATACGAGAACAAGTGCTAGATGACGGCTTAGTTTCCGAGCTCAGCATCTTACAGACGTATCGACAAGACACAGGAGCCCTGACCTGCCGAGCATCCAATGCTTATGGACAAGATGAAATGCTAATACATCTTGTTGTACAAGAGGTAGGAAATGATGAAAGTTACATTAAGGCTTCGCTTAGGAAAACATTTATaacttacaaattattattattccagGTTCCCGAAATGCCAAAAAACATAAGGATTATAGATCAACAGTCTCGCTCCATACAAATTTCGTGGACGCAACCGTACGCTGGCAATAGTCCTATCATCAACTACATAGTGCAGTACAAGGAAGCACCAGGTTAGTCCAATCTCTATAACTTAAGTAAACCGAATTCAAAAATATGTTGGTCtggtttaatttataattctgtcttctgcattaaattcaccgagggaagtggaaactatcgttttctttttcttctcctctaataacatcttctgatttgtttcgatgcgggatccaagacagtcattcatttccctgggacgcgccggacttcagtgttccggtgttttcatgtttgtatctactgtagatcctggcttataggagttgcagcggtatgggaggttgtggcgggcttgtcccattaaaaaaaaatatgttggtcGTCCAGAATTCAAATGGTAGAAACTTCTTACAACCTATCTACATATGTTTCTCAAAACAATTCGCAGAGCTCGTCACGTCTGATCTATtctagaaacaaaaaataacataggTATTTTTGACCTGTCCATTTGAAGTTTTCTTGTTTTTGAAACAGATTCATGGCCAACTACACCGCAAAAAGTGATAGTCCCGGGCAGTGTAACCTCAGCAAGCGTTCAGAACCTTCAACCAGCTACCTCTTACCATCTCAGGATAATAGCAGAAAACAGACTGGGGCAGAGCGAGCCGAGTCAGCTGATACAAGTTACTACAACCGAAGAAGGTAGGCTTAGTGTCAACTGACAATGAAACATGCAATCTTTATAAAGGAGAGGGGGATACAATCCCTCGCTGTGATCGGATGAAAtataaattcatcattatcatcatcaacagcctattaaggGCCACTATTGACTAAAGCCTCTTCTCAAACTCAATTGCAGAACTTTAATaccaaattccattaaaatagaAGCATAACTTCTCTCTTTTCTCTAATTCCGATTATATCACCTACACACCTGATCCAACAGAAACCTTCTTAATTATAAATCACCAACAGAAATTAAACTCTGAATTCGTATTTCAACTGTCAATATTTCAACAATCGCCAACTATTTAAATCTATTTCCAATTAATAAGCAACCGAACAGTCTTCATAATATAACTGTGCaaacaatttaatcaaattattacTATAGTCCCCAGCGGACCGCCGTTGGACGTCCGAGTAGAAGCTAAAAGTTCTACGGAGCTAATTGTCAGTTGGGAACCGCCGCAAAGAGACCTTTGGAACGGAAATATTCTTGGTTACTACGTAGGATTCCAAGAGGTGAGTTTTAAGTGCTAGCAAATAGTTTTGCGGACAAATTGTTCAAGTTTTAATGTACACTGCTAAGATTATATAGAATTAACACTTTAAtcatagtccagtcaatttatgCTTTGAAAAATATAGTATATCGTCGGGGATAGTGCCATTCCACGTAACTAGCATTAGATAATTACGCGTATCTGACAAATGAAGCCAATTTTCAATACCGCGGGCATTCCacgtaaaaaaaatcataaattttTACTTCTATGTAAAAATGGGGAGGAGAGAAGTAGGTTTTAGCCTGCTCCTGTAAAAATTGATCAAATGCAGATACATGGGTTTACCTATGGTAGATTTACGGTTTTGCACTATCCTTAATTAGATCcttaaatcgatatatctttagAGAAGGAACAAAACtatgcattaaataaatattaatacttaaattTCACCAGCTAAACAGCAACAGTACGGTCCTAAGCGCAAGTGGTCCCGGTGGGGCCTCCTACACCGTTCGTACGGTGGAAGGAGCTGGAACTGCTCGAGCAAGGACCACGTTATCAGGCCTGCAGAAACATGCTGCGTATGCCGTGGTGGTGCAGGCTTATAACAGCAGAGGAGCAGGCCCTGCGTCACCTCCAACTACTGCTACTACTATGGAGGATGGTGAGTTGTACAGCTaaagtttaaatatatattaattttaaaatttcattaatttcgCCCCTACTAAAGAGAGCTACTTACATACTTTCACTAGATAGGCTGACTTGTCGCTAAGCAATTGACTAGTCTACTGTATTACCAGATAGTTTGCCCATTTTAATCGAAGAAGAATTCTACCAGGCAATTGGTTTAAACGAATATCTAATCTAGAACCTTCTAATAAAGCCGAATATAACAATCCATTCATTATCTTCTTTCTTTCCAGTACCAAGTCTACCACCAGGAGCGTTACAATGCACAGCGTTAAGTTCTCAATCAGTCCGAGTTGCTTGGGAACCTCCCCCTCTTAGAGGACGCAATGGAGTATTACAGGGATACAGGGTCACTTACGCACCAGTCACAGATTGGTATGGTAAGCATCATTGATCATCACTCTCATTTCTTACACCAGCACAATAAGCTATCTCAATCTCTTCAATCGATTTTAAACCatgttacttttaaataaagttgaaaatattttgacagtttGGGGTAGCTTGATATGCTGTTATCTGTACCATTCAAAATCATCCGCCACATTACAATTTCCCTTACTTCGGAATCCTGAAGTAACTTCGATTACAGGGAATGAAGAAGCGGTGACGAAGCAAATATCGGGACTTCATACGACGCTGTCTGGACTGAGGAGATACACAAATTATTCGGTCACTGTGTGTGCCTTCACGGCGGCTGGTGATGGAGTCAGAGCTGCGCCAGTTTACTGCCATACTGAGGAAgatggtaataaaattaatatttcaatataacttCCAAGACTATCATGTccataattacttttaattgtGAACACTAGAAAATTTTTGGATCTTTCCCTCTTTATACCAACAAAAAGTAAAGTGGAGTATAGTCCGCCAAAAGGGGGATAATCTAGCTAACTATGAAACATCACTAGACTACATGCATACTGTTGTACCTAGTATAAAAAGTTCTTCAAAGTCTTCTGGTGTATTAACACCAATATTATTCTCCACAGTACCCTCAGCGCCCGCTGACATCAAAGCAGTAGTATCATCTCGCAACAAGATCTTAGTGTCATGGCTGCCACCCGCCGCGCCAAACGGCGTCCTCGTCGGATACACCCTGTATATGAGCGTCATTGAAGATGGACGAGAGGTTTGTTTCATTGTTATCTAAATTGAAATTAAGAATTCTTTTAATCTTCACATTGCTTAAATGGCCAAGTTGATAATTTTCTAGAAGACGTCTAACAGGGTGGTTGacacattagacgccatgtcggacaacgttgtccgacactagtggaggaatagcctttaacagttttttgttggcagtgaaaggcttaaaGCTATTAAGGGGGTTTATAATTCAGAATGAAGTTCTTGTATAAAACTACTAGGATAGCAAAAACTAGGAAGCCAGCAAGCACTAGGAAAGTTTCTGGTGTAAATATACTTAGGTAACACTCCGAAGACTGATTTCTTAATTCTTCTTTGGAAATGAAAACTTCTTTATGAAATAATTGGCATACAACTACAACAAAAAAACAACGCATCATATCACAATCCCTTTTGCTTCTTCCACATTCATTCATCTTTTCATACATGCGAACCGATTGCGAGTACCAAGTACCAAGCACCTGAACTTTTTTCAAGGACACCACCAATAAGGTTAGTGTGACCTAATGGGGCATTTAGTCGGTAAAAAGTACAAATTCCTTTAGGTAATTGCCCTTAATCACCCTTTCACGTGACCAAAATAACTAAAGCACTGCTATCTTCTATCTTTCTCTATCTAACACCTTTTACAAGTATCACTATCTTCTTCTATATCCAGTAACACTGCACACACTTATTCATAGGTAAAATTTTgtcctaaaaatatatttataggtataaataTCACTAACACACACAGGAAAACCAGTGATATTTTTtcgcaattattattaatcttccACGTCAGCATGTAGCTAGCATGCATCTATTCTCCACATCTGCATTTTTACTCCTGCATCAACCTTACTTCGAAGATAATCACCGAACCACCACTTCGCACAATTTCGTCTTGCCTGAATTTACTTTCGTATCTTTCGTCAATTGATTCATTTTACACATTCcctcataatattttatcttaatcaCAAAGGTATCTTAGAACACGTAGGAATCTAGTTGGGATCATTCCATTTGTTAAATGGTTTTTTCGGTGTCACTTTAGGAAGGAACTCACAAACGCATGCTGTCTCCAAGTACATTGTCCCACGAGACATCAAGATCACCGCCACGAGCGACCCACCAGTTCTGGGTGTCAGCTTCAACAAGGCTCGGAGAAGGAGAAGCTACTCGAGTCGTCACGGTGCTACCTTCTGAATCAGGTTAGTCTACAATCTTTCTTTAGCATCAGACTTTGTGATTTATAACTTCATTTGGCCATTATACAAAATTCTAAAGACCTCAGACTGTAATCCCAATATTTGCATTCGAGGAATAAACTGACTGTGAAACAGTCTTTTCAACGCCAGTCTAGGTCACTGGTGTGCATTTTCTTCTATTCAAAAAAAGCCCGTTTTTTGACAGTTCCAGCTCGGATAACATCTTTCAGCCGAAGCATCGTGACTCCTTGGAAAGAGAACATATCACTGCCATGCAACAAAGTCGGAGTGCCAGTTCCTTCTACTACATGGAGTATGAATGGAGCCACCTTGGAGTCTACGCTTAGGAAAAATGTTACCAACGACGGTTCTTTGATCATCAGGTAACTATTGCAGCTACATTTAAAGCGTGGGCTGAATGTCGGTAACATCACAGGTGTTTGAAATCTCTTAGTATTAGTGTTATATCTAACCGCTATTGTTATCTTCCAATCTGCTAGCTGTGCACAGCTCATTTTGTATAGGCTTGATTTTCACCATATTTCTTCACACCATTGACAGCATGACGCAGTACTTGGACAGTGGGAACTACACGTGTTCGGTTGAGAACGTTCACGGTCGAGATGAGGTCACCTACAGCGTTGAAGTGAAGGTGCCACCTCAGCCACCCGTGCTGGCTGTTGTGGATTCCTACGCAGACTCTCTACATCTTCAGTGGAGCGACCAGGGTGACGGTGGCAGCCCTATTTTAGGTAACTAATTAGTGACCAGGTTACCTATATAATCTAAAATGTATAAGTGCCTTAATAACCAAACCAGATTGAATACATCTGTCAAGCCGTAGCGTATTTCTAGTGGAATCGGGTTTAGGGAGCTTACCACTTAATGCAAAATGTCCACAAGAACCAGAAGGTTATAAAAAGTAGACGAATAAATCAATGTTTTGCCTTGTTTGCTCCTGAAGAAACAACTATTTACGTCTCAATTTTCTAGGCTACGTCATAAACTACAAACGAGAACATGGTGACTGGGAGGAGTTGCAAGTGGAAGCTGGGACATCAGAACACGTGCTGCCAAACTTATGGTGCGGGACGAGGTACCAACTGTATATCACTGCCTTTAACCGCATCGGGACTGGTCTGCCGTGCGATATCGTACACGCCTATACGAAGGGCACTGGTGAGTGATGAAATTGCTACCCAGCTATAATTTAACCAGTAGAAACAGTTTCTTTAAGAATAATTTCCTTTCAAAGAaaggtttaataaaaacaaagacaTTATCATTACTACCCCGTGAAAAGCATGAACattatttccaatattttcattttgcaGTTCCTGTAAAACCGAAGCACTCTCAGATGATAACGCTGAACACAACGACGGTGACGGTCTGGCTTGACTCGTGGGGAGACGGCGGCTGTGGCATTCTCTACTTCGTCATTGAATACCGAGAGATCAGTCAATCACAGGTACgttaaacgttttaaaaacctatttctagtaagtattttttctaaCCCGTCTGCACTTGTTTAacaattcttttgttttgtctacCACTCAGACGTAACTGAAAATGtcgaataataaaacatttcatcatTATTTTCTCAATGCCCATATCATTGCACTTGTGAAATATTTCCAGTTAGAAGTCCCAATTTTGATTTATTGGACCAGTAAATTCAAACCACTTGAAGGCGAACCCCAATCTTATATTTCCAGTGGCGTCTAGTCTCAAATAGTGTTCAAGCAACAGAACGCGTGTTCAGCGTCCCTGGGCTGACGCCAGCCACCCACTACCAGCTTCGTATCACCGCACACAACAACGCCGGCCACGCTGTAGCCCTCTACAACTTCACCACGCATTCACTTAGCGGTAGTAAGTATTATGACTATTACTGTTTATCTAATTTCCAATATAGGATACCCAAGAATTACGTATGTTAAACAGTCTGAAAAGTTATCTCATCACTTTACGATAAAAGACTGGTATAAGTTAATGATCATAATAGATCACCTCTgattacaaataaatgtttccCTGATCTATTTCAAATGAGAAGAAAAGTACCTACTATTGTACTTAAATAACGAGCCAATGTCAGTCTGACCATCCTAGACGAGAAGAATAGTACCTACTATTGTACGTAAATAACGCTGCCAAGGTCACTCAGACCATCCTAGACGACCAGAAAGataaagtaggtaataaaacGACTCCTTCTTACCGAGAaataaaaagcccagtaatactttgcccgacccgggaattaaacccgagaccccttgttcggcagtcgcacttgcgactactcaaccaacgaggcagtcctatTTCTAGTAAATATGGTTCAAAATGAGTAATAAAGTGTCAGCGGTGCCCGCAGTGGTGGAGGGCGAGGTGtcgggcgcggcggcgggcgggggCCGCGGGCTGGGCGGCGCGCGCGTGCTGCTGCCGGCCGCGCTGTCGCTGCTCGTGCTGGGCGCGCTGCTCGCCATCGTGCTGCTCGTGCGCAGGAACAGTCAGTACACTACCTTTGGTATATACATGTGCTACTCCTATATCTTTTCTAACTCCCTTTTTAAGATCAACCGACAAACGTTTGTACCTACTGCCTCACTTTCGGAAATAGCTATTTTGTCTAATGAAAATCGTAATTAAACAACTTTAGATATTCTtaaatttttttgataaaactgTTCAATTTGCACTCTTGTTAGTCGGATAAATCTCTGTCTACAATTTTTAATTCTGCCGATCAAAAATTGTTATGCTCAATAATTCGGACAATCTTTATTAAAGAACAAACTGATCCTATCCTATCCGCTTTGACAGTGTTTCGTGTACTTATTGCTTACCAGTAACAAGTTGCTTTTGAGACCCTGCCTATGTATAGATCGAGAATAGATCCTTTTCACAACGACTCTTGACTGCAGAAGCTGGtacaacagagacggtggccaCGGAGAGTGGTGTGGGGGAGTCTCCTTCTGTGGCCCAGCTGCAGAACAAAGTAAACCGCGACCAGCAGTACTTGGCCGCGAGGGCGCAGCACCCACCTCCACAACACCATTACAAACATGCTTCTAATGGTAAACCACGTTATTTTCATTGTGAATACCTATCTTTCTTGGACAAATTCAAACTTTTGGAACTTGTCTCTGTACTACTGAAATTAAATTACGCTTTTTCGAAGACTCTTCAAGAAGTGATACGACCACTATACCTTAGCGATAAACTTTCCAACAgtttaagacaaaataaaaatttcttaCATTTATTAATCTGAAATCGGCTTTCTGATTTCTATCTCAGCACCAAAAAGACCTATCTGcctttaaattaactaattcaGCTGCTTTTCCAATCTCCACAGAGTACATAGAAGACATATGTCCGTACGCGACGTTCCAGCTGACGAAACCGACGGCCTACAGCGAGAGCAGCTACAGCGGCAACGTGTACAGCGGGCCTTATCACTCCGTCAGAGGGTCTTTTGTGTACCACGACCTAAAGCAAAATGACAAATATAAGGTATTGGAGTTCTTCTGAAGTCTTTTGGAGATCCGATTTCCCATTTTTAGGGAACAGTTTTTTGTTTCTTACCACTAATTAGCACTGAAcatctaatatttatttgtagcaTCGGTAAAATGTCTGTTGAAGCTGATGCGTGTTGTTTTGAAACGTAGAAATTGGGCATTGCCAAAAATTGTTACCACAACTGATTTCGATTGTGAGCTAAAGCGGTGACACACTCCATGTCTCATTATCATCTATCATCCTCTTGTCTGCCGGTATGAGCGAcacaatataaaacatattgtgtCGCGCATACACAACATGGCACACCACGTGTTAAAGCTTACTAGCGTTGATAGTTTGTTAagtatttaacaataatataggCATTTGTTTTAAACAGGGCAAGGAGCCAGAGTACACAAAAGTACGAAGAAAAGGCAACAGGCTGCGAGATCCACACTCCGAGAGCCAAGGTACGAACCCCCCTTAACTATATACGGTACAACAGCTTACAGAGTATCTATGACGTAGTTAGATACATATACTTTTGTTTTACGTAGATTGCACCTTCTATTAATTAAGTTTACTTTGTCccatttaagtttaagtaattgAATTGTAATTTGACATAATGATCGCCTTTTATGCAACCTTTGGGAGCGTAAATGGTGTTGTAATTTATAAAGGTAAGCATGCACACAGTATGTATTGTGACATACCTTTCGTTGTATGTGTGTAGTTCACTCATTGTCATGATCTAGTGTGAACGTTCCTGCTTATAAGTGTTGGCGTCCTGTCCTTAGTGTCGTGCGTTCTTCCATTCTGGTCATATCAGCcatggttttaatttatttgtcacGTGCTTTGCTGTGGACCATGCCACGAACGAGACATACATTCAAAGATCAACAATAGGCATTTACGAAATTATTCATACAACATATTGTCGCTAAATAAAATGCTGAATTTCGTAATGCCGATTCGTGGCGTGTTCACGGCTACCAACTTCCTTTTGCTGGGTACTGACAAAATTGTTAATATTGCAGAGTCGGACAACTTGGGCTCGACGGACTCGGAGGTGAAGAAGATACTAACGCTGCACCTGCCCATTACAGAGTATGAAGACGACGCGAGCGACGACGCCAGCGCGCCGCACTCCGACAGTGAGCCGCAGGCCAGGCTCAGACCTGCACACCCCACCTCATGTCAGTTTGAATTACTAAACCTAGAGAGTGAACAACCTTTTAATGGCGACTAATCCAGTCATCTAAACGCAGTGACAGTCTGAATTCTTATCACACCTTTTCCTttcagtaacaaataaataatctttcaGTCAGTTTTTGTCCAGTGGAAGTAGTAGAAAAATATAGAGCAACACCTACTACGATCCTAAAATACTTATTTGACTTCCATTACATTCGTGCATCATCAATAGCTCATGATCATATGATCATGCAAGCATGACATCACCAAttttagttacatacatactgTAATTAATACTATGTATTGTACTGTTTTAATTTGTACATACTGTATAATTACTAACATCTACAATACTCACCTTCCAGACCCAAGCGTAGAGCGCGAAGAATCGTCGTCATCATCAGAGAATTCAGTGGGGGGAGTAGTGAGGAAAGCATTCCCTTCTCGTAAGGGCAAGGCAGGGGCACTAGGCAAGCGACATGTGCGCTCGTCTTCAGGCTACAGTAGCCATAATGACGAGACCACCTTCAGGTACCTGTAGACACTGTGAGCAGTAGAAGACttgtttacttacttttttacttttaattaattgaggAAGGTGCATAAAGTACgcagatatactaaattaaatgtgCTTCTTGATTGTGTTGTTAATTTCAAAATCCAAAATGATTAACTTCATGCACCTTTCTTTATGATTCCTATAAGATTATCCTTTGAAATAAcgctataaataattttaaattttgagcTTAAGGCTCtattaattaatctaaaatatttttcaaataaataatgaacttaAAGCTGCAATCtggtatttaaatttttaattaaatatatgaaAACTTATTTAGTATTTAGTGAATAATTACGAATTTTGTTCGTAGTATATCGAACTACCCGTCTTTCAACGAGCACATTCATCCGCCGTCTCGCTTCTCGGACGACACAGAGTGCGAGGGACATCACCGCCGCAAGAGGGCACCACATCCACATCCCTCACACCCTCAGCACACCGCACACGATCCAAAAGTTACTCGGGAAGCCTTCCAAATCAACGTTTGAACATAGCCGCAATTTGAAAGGACTTAACGGCATTATTAAAGATGGCGTCTTGTGGACAGCCAATCAGAACGAGTTTAATTGACGTTCCTTAAATGTCAAACTCGTTCTGACCAATGACGTTTGTAAGCTAGAGGCGCCATCAAAGACAGACACGTAATGAAAAGACTAAAGTGAATGATTTTGATATTCTCAGAATTATGATCTTGTATCTATGTAGATACTTATTGGAGagtatatatttagattttgttaCTCTGTAAGAGTAGGTAATAAGGCATGGTCAAtctgaattaatttattcaacaatACTGCACTGCTGATCTGAATTCGGGGTTCCAACGAACGGTTAGGTACTATTTATTCAACACTGCCATTAACGCGTTTTGAGTTTAGATGAATTTATACACGAACTACAAAGTTACGCagttatattgttatttatttccttGTTCAGGAGTTTTCTACTTTATAAGGGAATCGACGCATAGATCTTCCATATAATAATGTTGCTACTGTACATTGGTTGGTACATTTTTACTACAAGTTGCCAAACTCCACAGAACTTCCATAATTACTAGACGTGTACATAAAGTGTAGATAGATAGAGATAgccaatataattatatttattctttagtGCCACGTATAATAGCGTAACTCATTAATCCTTTTTGTACTCTGAAACtgagtattttaaaatgaaacggTTTCGGATACCGTTAAAGTTGTAGGTTCTAAAACCATTGGTcgttgtgtaaataataatataattaatgctAAGTACATTAATGACTatcgaatataaaaaataaggagaacaataattaaaataaaaatatatattttaaacttaatgcCTTATTGACCAAAAGTCTTAAAACTAGTTACATACGGATGTAATTGCGTAATTATATcccatatttaattaattaaatacgaaTTGTTTGATTGTTGTAAAGTTTATGAGAACGGGAATGTTTTCATTGGCAAATCTTATCATTGTCTATTACATTAAGGTTTTGGAGTGTGTAAATGAATtttcaagtaaatatttatatcttagGATTATGATAAGTATTTGTTGAAGTGCCAACGACGAACAGCATCCTGTGAGCAAGgaattacttataaaatgtatacagtacccttagtatgattttactttacgtttaaagtaatcgacaGCGATCGCAAAAAAAAGACCgcattcagcgctctgattggttggtttcttCGAGcctgccaatcagagcgccgaacgcggtctcgtttcgacgtaaaacaaactcgtactaagggtgcagtACTCCGTTTCCAAAAAAAACTTCATTCAGACATTTGTACGAGTTATTTAACAAACTTTCAAACTTAAGCTTAAATTATCCTCCCAGACTGCTtcaatgacattttatttaatttttcctgTTCATGTACTCAAAAATATTAGCTTCTTGTCGACAATGATAACCTACCTATTGTATTATAGTACAGTACGAATCGTTTTGAACGCGCATTGCGCATAACCACCGACAAAGTCAAGAATGTTTTACTtcccgccgtactcagagtcatttacaaaatcgttactaaggaatagtttaagtaaccattaaatgtctctgagtgcgacagatagtaaaatattttaattgtcgACAAACATACATTATCTGCctcacttagagacatttaatgattacttaaacttttcttagcaacgattttgtatcgaaaacaatagctaaggactgggttgaggaaccattaaatgattcggAGTACCGCgctataagtttaaaatataattatactctttatatctaaatacatatattgttcttttttagtTAAACATTTTACAGTTGTTGCAATATGCGCGTTCAAAACATACCCCATTAAAAATTCGCGCATTATAATCGTTGTAAAATAATGATAGTATTACGCAATCCTCAGTGAACAGTAAAACGTGACAATACACTTACCTAAATAAACGGCAgacatttacaatttttatgtaaattattcagAAGGCTTAGCGTGAGTTTTTTTACGTTAATGTGAttgaaacgttaccgcgtttacctctcattggttggttaattggagctgaccaatcagtacccttagtaggagtttgctCTACGTTGAACGAATACGAAACGAgactgcgttcggcgctctgattggccgacgcgtatgaaccaaccaatcagagcgccgtacgcGGTCTCGTTCTGAGGGTACTAAGCACCGAACGCCATAGATGTATCGATCACGGTACGTAATAAAAACTCGCACTAACGCCCTCTGTAATTTGTAGGAATAGTT
Proteins encoded in this window:
- the LOC118266075 gene encoding cell adhesion molecule Dscam2 isoform X2, whose product is MSEDGLRLHIKNSQKEDQGVYQCFVSNTKDQAYGVSEYLIDVAESRSRLPGNRSRRAPYARSTHTHDTDWNFTGTRESKPELVYWFSEQTLQPGPSVSLKCVAMGHPPPQFTWLLDGFPIPTNSRFVVGQHVTLQDDVVSHLNISRVTEQDGGEYACVAANSAGKALHAARVNVYGLPYIREMPKVTAVAGSDLNIKCPVAGYPIESITWERDGQNLPLNRRQKVFPNGTLIVEQTQRGEDAGTYTCQAANRQRHAARRDVEVQILVQPKILPIPALTNLLREGMRAAISCQILEGDLPVAFRWEKNGQPVTSSPYAPSGIITRRMDEYSASLVIEQVTSLHSGNYTCIASNVAGSERYTIPLTVNVPPRWRLEPNDVAVAAGQDVTLQCQADGYPKPTITWKKAVGNTPGEYKDFMFEGSSRVLENGSLVFERVAKDSEGHYLCEARNDIGAGLSKLIFLKVNAPARFPMKSKTVQVTAGEAAHLQCAASGDSPLEVSWRSPHHHTIAHHLDQRYTIREQVLDDGLVSELSILQTYRQDTGALTCRASNAYGQDEMLIHLVVQEVPEMPKNIRIIDQQSRSIQISWTQPYAGNSPIINYIVQYKEAPDSWPTTPQKVIVPGSVTSASVQNLQPATSYHLRIIAENRLGQSEPSQLIQVTTTEEVPSGPPLDVRVEAKSSTELIVSWEPPQRDLWNGNILGYYVGFQELNSNSTVLSASGPGGASYTVRTVEGAGTARARTTLSGLQKHAAYAVVVQAYNSRGAGPASPPTTATTMEDVPSLPPGALQCTALSSQSVRVAWEPPPLRGRNGVLQGYRVTYAPVTDWYGNEEAVTKQISGLHTTLSGLRRYTNYSVTVCAFTAAGDGVRAAPVYCHTEEDVPSAPADIKAVVSSRNKILVSWLPPAAPNGVLVGYTLYMSVIEDGREEGTHKRMLSPSTLSHETSRSPPRATHQFWVSASTRLGEGEATRVVTVLPSESARFLTVPARITSFSRSIVTPWKENISLPCNKVGVPVPSTTWSMNGATLESTLRKNVTNDGSLIISMTQYLDSGNYTCSVENVHGRDEVTYSVEVKVPPQPPVLAVVDSYADSLHLQWSDQGDGGSPILGYVINYKREHGDWEELQVEAGTSEHVLPNLWCGTRYQLYITAFNRIGTGLPCDIVHAYTKGTVPVKPKHSQMITLNTTTVTVWLDSWGDGGCGILYFVIEYREISQSQWRLVSNSVQATERVFSVPGLTPATHYQLRITAHNNAGHAVALYNFTTHSLSGTVPAVVEGEVSGAAAGGGRGLGGARVLLPAALSLLVLGALLAIVLLVRRNSQYTTFEAGTTETVATESGVGESPSVAQLQNKVNRDQQYLAARAQHPPPQHHYKHASNEYIEDICPYATFQLTKPTAYSESSYSGNVYSGPYHSVRGSFVYHDLKQNDKYKGKEPEYTKVRRKGNRLRDPHSESQESDNLGSTDSEVKKILTLHLPITEYEDDASDDASAPHSDSEPQARLRPAHPTSYPSVEREESSSSSENSVGGVVRKAFPSRKGKAGALGKRHVRSSSGYSSHNDETTFSISNYPSFNEHIHPPSRFSDDTECEGHHRRKRAPHPHPSHPQHTAHDPKVTREAFQINV